A stretch of Zymoseptoria tritici IPO323 chromosome 1, whole genome shotgun sequence DNA encodes these proteins:
- a CDS encoding putative FRE ferric reductase-like transmembrane component (Shows sequence similarity to FRE proteins of S. cerevisiae. These proteins are involved in iron uptake. They are ferroxidase(FET)-dependent reductases.), with amino-acid sequence MAAGAYKKSPAEEAAERAAEEVNNKMLKYTAITWAAVILCLLFYRWAIYFLQHIRQLANLNHGTSSDGRQRYFSIPDSNWAKIKRHLIVAPLFNRRHNREFRLSAAINVGTLPGRMQTLWLAGYFALNITFTVWNINWSDGKEFRSQGLSRSGILAVLNMIPLFVLAGRNNPLIWLLGISFDNYNLIHRWCGRIVVVEAVAHTAFWMSGKLITLGADKGWAAMGESMSPAHGDFIFSGTVGFAAFSLLLLQSPSIVRHAFYEIFLHVHILLALTAVVAVWIHLKEKAAQTLLLGAVICWALERLMRVYLLVRNNFSKRGVTKAEIEALPGDALRVTLRTSRPWKFRPGQHIYLYIPSIGMWTSHPFSLAWSEESSNVSGEKDLPISRQDIFAASTKSTSLIIRRRTGFTNTLYRKAEAASTVGPLQTTAFVEGPYGNQSFQSYGTVMLFAAGVGITHQVPHVRDLVAAYANGTAATRKVVLVWIIQSPEHLEWIRPWMTQILGMEKRRDILKILLFVTRPRSTKEIHSPSASVQMFPGKPDVSALIAKEQERQVGAMAISVCGTGGLSDDVRKGARERMAETEIDFFEEAFSW; translated from the coding sequence ATGGCAGCAGGTGCTTATAAAAAATCGCCCGCCGAAGAGGCGGCGGAGCGTGCGGCGGAAGAAGTCAACAACAAGATGCTCAAATATACAGCCATCACCTGGGCCGCCGTCATATTATGCCTGCTCTTCTACCGATGGGCCATCTACTTCCTCCAACATATCCGTCAACTAGCCAATCTCAACCACGGCACATCCTCCGATGGACGACAACGATATTTCAGCATCCCCGATTCCAATTGGGCCAAGATCAAGCGACATCTCATCGTTGCGCCTCTCTTCAACCGCCGACACAATCGCGAATTCCGCCTATCCGCAGCCATCAATGTCGGAACTTTGCCCGGGCGCATGCAGACTCTCTGGCTGGCCGGATACTTTGCTCTCAACATCACCTTCACCGTCTGGAATATCAACTGGAGCGATGGGAAGGAATTCCGGTCTCAAGGACTGTCAAGAAGCGGCATTCTTGCCGTCCTCAACATGATCCCTCTGTTTGTCCTAGCCGGGCGAAACAACCCTCTCATCTGGCTGCTCGGAATCTCATTCGACAACTACAATCTGATCCACCGCTGGTGTGGCCGGATTGTCGTTGTCGAGGCCGTTGCTCACACTGCCTTCTGGATGTCAGGCAAGCTTATCACGTTGGGTGCCGACAAGGGCTGGGCGGCCATGGGCGAGTCCATGTCTCCCGCCCACGGCGACTTTATCTTCAGCGGCACCGTCGGGTTTGCCGCCTTTTCcctgctgctcctgcaatCGCCTTCCATTGTGCGGCATGCTTTCTACGAAATCTTCCTCCACGttcacatcctcctcgccttgaCCGCTGTCGTCGCCGTGTGGATTCATCTCAAGGAGAAAGCCGCTCAGACCCTACTCCTTGGCGCCGTAATCTGCTGGGCATTGGAACGTCTGATGCGCGTAtacctcctcgtccgcaacAACTTCTCCAAACGTGGCGTCACCAAAGCCGAGATTGAAGCCCTCCCCGGCGATGCTCTTCGCGTCACTCTCCGCACTTCCCGCCCTTGGAAGTTTCGACCTGGCCAACACATCTACCTCTACATTCCTTCCATCGGGATGTGGACGTCCCACCCTTTCTCCCTGGCCTGGTCTGAGGAATCGTCCAACGTGTCCGGCGAGAAGGATCTTCCCATATCCCGCCAAGACATCTTCGCCGCTTCCACAAAATCCACCTCCCTCATCATCCGACGCCGAACCGGCTTTACCAATACCCTATACCGCAAAGCCGAAGCCGCCTCCACGGTTGGACCACTCCAAACGACCGCTTTCGTCGAAGGGCCGTATGGCAACCAATCCTTCCAGTCATATGGTACCGTCATgctcttcgccgccggcgtGGGCATTACGCATCAAGTCCCTCACGTCCGGGATCTCGTCGCAGCGTACGCCAACGGCACCGCTGCAACACGTAAAGTCGTACTCGTCTGGATCATCCAATCGCCCGAACATCTGGAATGGATTCGACCGTGGATGACCCAAATCCTCGGCATGGAGAAACGCCGCGACATTCTCAAAATCCTGCTCTTCGTCACACGACCGCGGAGTACCAAGGAAATCCACTCTCCTAGTGCGAGCGTGCAGATGTTTCCTGGAAAGCCGGATGTGTCTGCGCTGATTGCCAAGGAGCAGGAGCGGCAGGTGGGTGCGATGGCGATCAGTGTCTGTGGTACTGGAGGGTTGAGCGATGATGTGAGGAAAGGAGCGAGGGAGAGAATGGCAGAGACGGAGATTGATTTCTTTGAGGAGGCTTTCAGTTGGTGA